A stretch of Methanobrevibacter sp. YE315 DNA encodes these proteins:
- a CDS encoding sugar phosphate isomerase/epimerase: MKIGASTLAGIDNTLEHTLEFIENLGIEYAELVHQFPCEDIDADLLESFNLKYSIHAPFMDVNIAALQDKSRLNSIRQIKDSIDLANEINAEAVVVHPGLATFLANKYFLDKVYELSNESIKELGEYGKDLGVLTTIENMPTFDGMIYQNIEDLDELLTSLDMAMTLDIGHANHAGYSAEGMIFDSIKHIHIHDNYGDDDAHLALGEGSIDLNHIVDTLENKNYDGIYIIEVNDYDSIKKSYEYMKKNF, translated from the coding sequence ATGAAAATAGGAGCATCAACACTTGCAGGAATAGACAACACGTTGGAACATACATTGGAATTTATTGAAAACCTGGGAATTGAATATGCTGAACTAGTCCACCAATTTCCATGTGAAGACATTGATGCGGATTTGCTGGAAAGCTTTAATCTGAAATATTCCATCCATGCACCATTTATGGATGTTAACATTGCAGCCCTACAGGACAAAAGCAGATTGAATTCAATAAGGCAGATTAAGGATTCTATTGATTTGGCCAATGAAATCAACGCCGAAGCGGTTGTCGTTCATCCGGGATTAGCTACTTTTTTGGCCAATAAGTATTTTTTAGATAAGGTCTATGAATTATCAAATGAATCCATCAAGGAACTTGGCGAGTATGGTAAAGATTTAGGGGTTTTGACCACTATTGAAAATATGCCCACATTTGATGGGATGATTTATCAGAATATTGAAGATTTAGATGAACTTCTAACATCTTTGGATATGGCAATGACATTAGACATCGGCCATGCAAACCATGCAGGATATTCCGCAGAGGGCATGATTTTTGATTCCATTAAACACATACATATCCACGATAATTATGGTGATGATGATGCACACCTTGCATTAGGTGAAGGCTCTATTGATTTAAATCATATAGTAGACACTTTAGAGAATAAAAATTATGATGGCATCTACATCATTGAAGTAAATGACTACGATTCTATCAAAAAAAGTTATGAATATATGAAAAAGAACTTCTAA
- a CDS encoding DEAD/DEAH box helicase, with translation MTSYINHPLLKKDAIESRLYQQILAGDVLKKGNTMVVAPTALGKTIVAILVAADRLHKVKNSKVLVLAPSKPLAIQHEASFKEFINLPCTSITGAVKTDERIKRWEESRIISATPQTIESDLLNGRYDLSSVSLIVFDECHHAVGSYSYVYLASRYVQESKYNLVLGLTASPGSDKFKIKEVCENLYIQNIVVKTEDDPDVKPYFNPVEIEWVRVKMSSELEKIKKHVDKALKIRLKALKNMGVIKTVSVGKVDILNARGRIQGEIARSANPDKDLFQAISILSAVINIQHAQELIETQGVQTFNKYVARLRKKKTKAAKSLMWDDNFSRAVKMARDAEKHGWEHPKLREITKILKKELGESDGQTKLKTSRFDDKSDENSSKIMVFTQYRDTLEMIHQKLEKEGIKSAKFFGQAQKDGEKGLTQKEQKAIIKSFRKGEYDVLISTSVAEEGIDIPAVDLVVLYEPVPSEVRMIQRRGRTGRKRTGRVKVLVTNGTRDEAYFWSSIRKEDRMKNQLIDPDVLEELNASATERMENEKHIKVIDRPKQENDFPIVYADSREGNSKVIRHLTEMEIDVKVQSMAVADYQVSDEVAIERKTAKDFVDSIIDKRLFKQAQELSEEFKRPLMILEGDDLYSGMINPNAIRGSLASIAIDFGISIIPTRNAQDTAAMIKRIAVREQNGERTPIQIRTDKKPVSLLEQQLFIVESLPNIGPVNAKNLLQHFGSVANVFNASESELQEVEGIGKKTAENIRKVIDSKYLYFQKEIKEKKLL, from the coding sequence ATGACTAGCTATATTAATCATCCTTTATTGAAAAAAGATGCAATTGAATCAAGGCTATATCAACAGATTCTTGCAGGGGATGTTTTAAAAAAAGGAAATACAATGGTTGTTGCACCTACAGCTTTAGGTAAGACAATCGTTGCTATTTTGGTTGCTGCTGATAGGTTGCATAAGGTTAAAAATTCAAAAGTACTTGTTTTAGCCCCATCCAAACCTTTGGCAATTCAGCATGAAGCTAGTTTTAAGGAATTCATCAATCTTCCCTGCACTTCAATAACAGGTGCAGTCAAAACCGATGAGCGTATCAAAAGATGGGAAGAATCCAGAATCATATCTGCAACACCCCAAACCATAGAATCAGACTTGTTAAATGGGCGTTATGATTTAAGTAGCGTTTCTTTAATTGTATTTGATGAATGCCACCATGCTGTCGGATCTTATTCCTATGTATATCTTGCTTCCCGTTATGTTCAGGAATCAAAATATAATTTAGTTTTAGGGCTTACCGCTTCACCGGGTTCAGACAAATTCAAGATTAAGGAAGTCTGTGAAAATCTATACATTCAGAATATCGTTGTTAAAACCGAAGACGATCCTGATGTGAAACCTTACTTTAATCCAGTAGAAATTGAATGGGTTAGGGTTAAAATGAGTTCCGAACTTGAAAAAATCAAAAAGCATGTTGATAAAGCTTTAAAAATAAGGCTTAAGGCATTGAAAAACATGGGCGTTATTAAAACGGTGTCCGTTGGAAAGGTGGATATTTTAAATGCAAGGGGAAGAATTCAAGGTGAAATTGCAAGGTCCGCCAATCCGGATAAGGATCTGTTCCAAGCCATTTCCATATTGAGTGCTGTTATTAACATTCAGCATGCGCAGGAATTAATTGAAACCCAAGGTGTTCAAACATTCAACAAGTATGTTGCAAGGCTTCGAAAAAAGAAAACCAAAGCAGCAAAATCATTGATGTGGGATGATAACTTTAGTCGAGCAGTTAAAATGGCTAGAGATGCTGAAAAGCATGGTTGGGAACACCCTAAACTTAGAGAAATCACAAAGATTCTTAAAAAGGAATTGGGTGAAAGCGATGGTCAAACCAAATTAAAAACATCTCGTTTCGATGATAAAAGTGATGAAAATTCTTCAAAAATCATGGTATTCACACAATATAGGGATACTTTGGAAATGATTCATCAGAAACTGGAAAAAGAAGGAATAAAATCTGCAAAATTCTTTGGCCAAGCACAGAAAGATGGTGAAAAAGGGTTAACTCAAAAAGAACAGAAAGCCATCATCAAATCCTTTAGAAAAGGCGAGTATGATGTGCTGATTTCAACAAGTGTTGCTGAAGAGGGTATTGACATACCTGCTGTTGATTTGGTTGTTTTATATGAACCTGTTCCGTCCGAAGTCAGAATGATTCAAAGGCGTGGAAGGACTGGCCGTAAAAGAACAGGTCGTGTTAAAGTTTTAGTCACTAATGGAACACGCGATGAGGCTTATTTCTGGTCATCAATTAGAAAAGAGGATAGAATGAAAAACCAACTTATTGATCCTGACGTATTGGAGGAGTTGAATGCATCTGCAACTGAGAGAATGGAGAATGAAAAACATATTAAGGTAATTGACAGGCCTAAACAGGAAAATGATTTCCCTATTGTTTATGCAGACTCTCGTGAAGGCAATTCAAAAGTCATAAGGCATTTGACTGAAATGGAGATTGATGTTAAAGTGCAGTCCATGGCGGTTGCCGATTATCAGGTCAGTGATGAAGTGGCTATTGAAAGAAAAACTGCAAAGGATTTTGTTGATTCAATAATTGATAAAAGATTATTCAAACAAGCCCAGGAGTTATCTGAAGAGTTCAAACGTCCTTTAATGATTCTGGAAGGTGATGATTTATACTCTGGAATGATTAATCCGAATGCGATTAGGGGATCACTAGCGTCAATTGCAATTGATTTTGGCATAAGCATCATTCCTACAAGAAATGCGCAGGATACTGCTGCTATGATTAAAAGAATTGCAGTGAGGGAACAAAACGGTGAAAGAACTCCTATTCAGATTAGGACTGATAAAAAACCTGTCAGCTTGCTGGAGCAGCAATTGTTCATTGTCGAATCATTGCCTAATATTGGTCCGGTCAATGCTAAAAATCTATTGCAGCATTTTGGATCTGTTGCCAATGTCTTCAATGCTTCTGAAAGCGAACTTCAGGAGGTTGAGGGAATCGGTAAAAAAACAGCTGAAAATATCAGGAAAGTAATAGATTCGAAATATTTGTATTTCCAAAAAGAAATTAAGGAGAAAAAACTTCTTTAG